The DNA window gcttgacgtATCTCcgaaagcaaaggaaataaaagcaaaaatgaactattgggacctcatcaagataaaaagcttctgcactgcaaaggaaacaatcaacaaaactaaaaggtaaccaacagaatgggctaagatatgtgcaaatgacatatcagataaagggttagtatccaaaatctataaagaacttatcagggagcctgggtggcgcagtcggttaagcgtccgacttcagccaggtcacaatctcgcggtccgtgagttcgagccccacgtcaggctctgggctgatggctcggagtctggagcctgtttctgattctgtgtctccctctctctctgccccacccccgttcatgctctgtctctctctgtcccaaaaataaataaacattgaaaaaaaaataaaaaaaaagaacttatcaaattcaacacatgaaaaataaataatccagtgaagacatgggcagaagacatgaatagacatttttccatagaagacatccaggtggccaacagacacttgaaaaagatactcaacatcactcctcatcaggaaaatacaaatcaaaaccacaatgagatatcacctcacaccagtcagagtggctaaaattaacaactcagaaaacaacagatgttggcaaggatgtggagaaagtggaccctcttgcactgctggtgggaatgcaaactggtgcagctgctctggaaaacagtgtggaggttcctcaaaaaattaaaaataaaactaccctacaacccagcaatagtgctactaggaatttatccaaaggatacaggagtgctgattcataggggcacatgtatcccaatgtttatagcagcactttcaacaatagccaaattatggaaagagccaaaattccatcaactgatgaatggataaagaaaatgtggtttatatacacaatggaatactacttggcaatgagaaagaatgaaatcctgccatttgcaacaatgtagatggaactggatggtattatgctgttatataagtcagagaaagacagataccatatgtttttcctcgtatgtggaacttgagaaacttaatggaggaccatgagggaagggaagggataaaaatagtttcaaacagagagggaggtaaaccataagagactcttgaatgcgGAGAACatactgagagttgatgggggaggggggcgaaaGAGGgagtaaatgggtgatgggatttgaggagggcatttgttagggtgagcactgggtgttgtatgtaagtgatgaatcactaaattctattcctgaaatcattattacaccatatgttaactaacttggatttaaattaaaaaaataaattaaaacaaacaagcaaacaaacaaaaaacatgtgtGGCCCCATTAGCGGAAGCAGGGATCCTAATGAGAATGAGAAGCTTCAGGACCATGAAGTTCCTTTGTTCTCTGTCTATAATTAATTACAAGGCAGCCTTTGTGAATTTAGTTTCCTGAGCCCTAGAAACACTGGCTTGAACAGGGCACATGAGAATAATTCTAGACTTTAAGATActgaaagcagagaagggagTCGGTTGGGAGAAATCAACTTAACCCCTCAGGTAATTTGTCACATTAATGTTGATGGACAAGTGTTGAATTTACATGAGCTTCCAGGGTCCTCTTGGAGGCCTGGCAGACAATGTACACTAACTGATTTAAAACAGATAAATCTAAATCTTGTAGGCTTAACACAAAAGAAGGTTATTTCTCCCATACTCACAAGTCTTCTACCTGGTCTTTCAGATGTGACTCCTTTCATCTTGTGACTTTGTCCTTCTCTAGTGCCTCACAGTCCTCTGTATTCAGCCAGCagatatggaaaaagaaaaggtgaggaaTAGGAGGAAGTTTCTATAGGTCCTGTCTTGAAATGGTGTACATCACTTCCCCACACATTTCACTGGCCCAAACTCAGTCACTGAGTGGCTGGGAAGTGTGGTCCCAGCAATACTCTATATTGTGGGAAGGGAGCAAGAGTCAGTGGTCAGATAGCTGTATCTCTCACAGGGAAATCTGAGATTTACCATGAGGTTCCCAAATTGCAGAATTAATATTTCTGAACAAGAGGGAGCAAAGGTTAACTCCTAATTGGGGTATGCATATTCTGGTttagaagagaaataatctatggaACAAAACAGACTCAAGGTCCTTGAGTTCTGTCCTTGGCCATGGGTATGCGTTAATAGCATAGTCATAAAGGAATAAACAGGTATAACAGAGGTAAGTTGAGTATATACTTCTACCTTGCCAaaagtttccagaagaaaaataaatttgcagcTGTTGAAATGTGATCATCAAAAAATACCTGAAATCAATTACATAAACTGTGAAACCTAAGTCATAATTATGCAATGAGGTATAAAGCTCACGTTTTAGAaaatttcaaagaggaaaattatAGGCTGGTGTGCCAagagaaataaagtatatatatccTTTCAAACAAAGAAATTAGAATGTTGTTTTCCATCTTCTGTGAGCCTTGTTTTGAAAAGTCAATGACAAACCCCAAGGTTTGGTAACCCTTACTAGAAATAAGATGAAAGTCAGGCCCATGAACAATGGGCTATCTCTGACCTTATGCCTATTTTCATGGACCCACTTCCTGTGTTGTTCTGCTCGAGTTCCCAGCCTccgtctttctttcttcctgtggtGTATTCTGCCTTGCAGCAAGGTGAGTTGcaatcattttttgttgttgttgatgatgatgttcCTCGTAAACAAAAGGAGGTAAATTAAAAGATGCTTTTGGAAAGCACCGTAGTAAAACCCCATGGCTATCAAGAAGTTTATACTATAGTTCTCTAGATGCCATTTTTGACCAGACTTCTATCTCCTCCATAATCTGTTCTTTTcactaaaactttaaaattcactCAACATGTCACTCCATACTGTCTAAATCTGCACaatccaatatggcagccactaaCCACATATAGGTATTGAGTGCTTGTAATATGGCTTGTCTGAACTGAGATGCACTATGAGTACAAAATATAGACTGGAGTTTGAAGACTTAGCATGAAATGAGGAATCTAacatacttcatttttaatttttatattaattacatgcTGAAATAACATTTTAGATACATTGGgtaaaaataatacttcattaaatttcaccattttgtttttaatgtgcaaaattcaaaatttaaaattacatgtcaTATTTGATTTCTATGGAAGAGAGGTAGTCTAAATAGTTCTCTAATGTCTGTATTGTGTATGTGTAGAGATGTGTGCCTTCAACTAAATCATAAGCTCTTTGAGGGTAAGAACTatgttatatacttttttatatgcCCTATTATATTCAGTAGAATCCAGAGTAGTAGAAAATTCCTCAGGAATTTGAAGACTTTCTTGCTCATTCTAGCATTTTATGCCAAACAATCAGCAATGGCTGTGCCTGGGGACCCATTAGAATGTGGGGAGGGGGGTAAGGTAGGTCTGAGGGGAGTCTCAATGTAAAGCAACCAGGACATGAAGGAACTCTATGGGCTCCTGTGGTCAAGCAAAGTTTCCCTAATGAGACAGCTGTCCAGGTACTCATTGTCCACAGACTCTGGAGCTGTCTGCCAGTTCTGCTAATCATTCACCACCTTTGGCTTCCTTCTCGGCTAGTCGTGGGCAGGGTCTGGTTTGGGACAGGTGATTCCTATCTTcaaagtctgagatcaggatgtCCATGttttaatgaacaaaatgtaGTGCTGGTGCCtggccaagggggggggggggagggctgagcATTCCAGATGGGACCTTAACGGGGGCTACTTGTCCTCATATGTGCCACTTTCAACTTCGCATTGCTGATGGGTCAGTGCTGTTAATCTCCCTTCTCCTCTGACCACTGGCACCTGGCTCACGGCTGCCAGAAACAACTGGGAAGATGAGTGTAGGAGCTGGCCTGAACTCTGCTGCCCTACTGCATTTGGAATACAGCCTTGAAGTATGAGAAGCAACATTAAAAGTGACTGAATGCAGTTCCCTGGGGCCTGTGGACCATGCACACCCCAGCCAGTCCTCCTATTACTTAGGGGAGTGATGAACGCTGTGTTTCTCCCCAGAGCAAATCCAAAAACCAAAGAGAATCCCTGCGGTCCTCTCCTCCCTTACTCACCTCAGATGTGTCATGCACCTTTTCCCTTTGAATCTCCTCCCTCTGAGCATTGAGCTCTACCATTCTCTCCAAGCGTTTTGTTAATTcaccaagagagaaagaaacaggagatAAACAGGCTCACTCTGTGTGATGACAATAGGCATGCTCTTTTATTTCCACATCAGTAGAAAGCTCAGttcaaaattcaatttttttttcacataagagGTATGACATACAGCAAATGAAGAGAGAACTGGAATTAGAACCCAGATTTATGACTTCCAGTCGATGCATTTTCCACTTCCTTAGGCTTCCTTCTTAAAACTGCATTTCTAAACCTCATTGGTGGCAATGGTCACTTCCAGATTATAGGATTAAAGATCATTTTTAAGGTTGTTCCTTTGCTTATACATTTACCTGATTTTTCTGACATGACCATACATGAATTGAAAAATAtgcctaaaaataaattttaaaataagcaaatgccttaataaaacagaattaagCTTCATTTTTCCAACTTGCCTTTACACTCAAATCTTAGCCTTGCCAAATCTCTCAATAGTAAAAAGCAATCTGAATTATTGCCATCTttaaggacacagagagagatttattttttctggaattaAGTGCACTTGAGAAAGAGTAGGTATTTGGATGGGGGTGAGGGCTCAGAGGCAGTGCTATGACCTGGGTGTAAATTCACCTCctctcttgggatgagcactgggtgttgtatggaaaccaatttgacaataaatttcatatattgaaaaaattaaaaaattaaaaaaaataaataaataaattcacctcCTTTCTTCTAGAGGTGCTGTCGGCATACAGGtgctgcctctcttccccacgACTATGCTTGTACTCTGAGGATTGATGGCAGAAGACTGTGATGTCAGCATGGTTCATGCTGAGTGATGGACTTCCTCCCCCCACTTAGCACAATTGCCACACTCCAAAAAATTCCTATTTCAATACCTCCTGCAATAAACCCAACTCCATGTGTGGACCTAGAGCATGCCTCACATTCCCTGTACCTTTCTCTCCACCATCCTCTCTGCCTTATACTCAGCTCCCTATTACCCAGTTCCTATACTCTGTCTTGTGAGGTGCATTAGACACCAGTGGAGTAACAGATAAATGAAGCTGATGGGCTAATTTGCACTGAAATACAAACGACCAACACCAATTCACTGGAGTCACGCACTCATCAGTATCTGCATCTGAAGAATTACACCTTAATCCCTTGTTATCAGTTAAGAATGAATCAAGGGAGCAAAGGGTATGAAATATGGTTTTCTTATGGATATTAGACCTTATACATTTGTAAAAGAAGTCTACAGAAGGCTGTGGCCTTTCTGCTATGTGATGAGGCCTAAGGTCATTTCAGGTCAATATGGCAGCAGTCAGGAAAAGTATATTGCATGAAGTTAGGGAATATCAAGGACAAACCAAAACAGATGAGAACAAAATTGAGCCCATGTGTGCCTCTCACCACCCCATACTTCAACGGCAAGTGACCTGCAGAAGAAGCTGGTGCCCTTGACATGAAGACAAGCTGAGGGAGCTATATAGGCCTGGCTGCTGCCCATGCCAAGGAGATGGGCATCAGTAACAGAACACATGAGCTACATGGCAGTGGCGCCTGGCACTCTATGCCTTCAGAGCATGTTTAGGTTGCAGCTTCACTTCCACTTTCTCATGTAAACCTCTCCTGTAGCCAACCCATCCTGGAAATGTCTATAAACAAGGAAATTCCGGAAAATATGGCTTAAGCATAGTTAGGATGACGCACTACAAAACCACCACAATCCCTGAAAATCAATACCAAAAGATAGCTTTTCAGATCCATTTATCGGCCAGTTGAGATGTTGAAGTAGGGGTGTGGGCATGAATGGAGATCTGAAGAGGAGGTGGTGGTGAAGGAAGCTTTCTTGGTGATCTTTAGAATGTGTCTAtaagagaacagaaaacccaaGCAGACACTAGGTGTATATTATATGGTCACATAtccaaatgtttattataaatacatgTGTCCAGAAAGGAAACCTTAGAGTTAGACCGAAGTTACGTCTGAGAACAACTGAAGAATACTGTAGGGTTTGTGAGTGTCCAGGCTTCCTCAGGATACCAGAGCAACAACCCCTACCCCCATCCCATGCTCCTCTCCTTGTTTGAGTGCTGGGCAACACAAGGGGAGGGAAGCCATGGGAGAAAGGGACAGGTGTGAACAGAAGTACATCAAGGGCCATAGAGAGGAGTCTCTAAAATTACATTCACAAGTATTCTTCTTTGGCATAAGTCAGTTCTCAATGTTCCAGAATGGAATGGAACAATGAGGCTTTACTCCACCAAATATGTAGGCTTGTTTCAAGAAACATTTCCTCTGTGTGGGAGcagtgggtggggtgggatgaTAAAAGTTGGTGGAAGGCAATTCTTTCCAAAGCCCAGACCTTGAAGTAGCCCCAGAAGTTGTGGACTTGCCCAAAATTTGCTCTTCTCTCCTTCATTAGACAGATCTGTAGCTCAATGGGAACCTTTATTGGTCATGTGTACCCAGGGCTGTTTCTAATCTCATATGGACTGTGTCAGGCAATAGTAGTCTCCAAAGCTATGATATTCAAAGACTCTCTCCTGGATCCTTCATGCCATCCTAGGAATAAGACAAGATGGGCCCGGCTATGGAAAATATCTTATGGAGGTTTGCTGAAGATGTTGGCTGGCTCCATTTTGATAGCTTATGAGATCAGCTGCATTAAAGGAGGGTTGATACTAATGAACAGAGAACTTCCACCAAGATTTATGTACCCCAAAGAGTGGCAGCACCTCACTATGTTCATCCTCTTCACCCTCAATGGCTGTGTAGATGTCATGAGCAAGAACTTGCTACCTCAGAGGTGTGTGGTCCTAGAGAAAGGTACCCTGGTCCTGACCTTCTATGTGCTCCTGCTGCTGTTGATGTCACACGTCCAGGACTCAACCGGGATAGAGCTTCAGATTCATTATCTGCTCATCGTGGTGGTGTTCCTGTTGATGCTGGTGTTGACCATAGGGCTGTGGACTCCTGACACATTTCACCTCTTGCTGATTGAGACTTTTCTGTTTCTGACGATGGGCTCCTGGCTGATACAGGGGGGCTTTATTCTGTACAGACCAGTCACTGGCTACCCATGGCAGGATGATGACATCAGTGACATCATGTTTATCACCATCTTCTTCTGTTGGCATGTGATGATCAATGCTTTGTGTCTGCTGGGAATCTATGGAATCTCTTCCTTTGGGCATCATTGTTACCGTCCCAGCTTGAAGCTGATGGAATCCAAAGAAGCTCCACATCACAAGGGCACTACAAGACCCCTCTACAAATTGCTGCGGGAAGTggaacagtcagagaaagatgaccAGGCTCCTCTCCTTTCAAAGAGCTCTCCCTGAGACAGGGCCTagaatgcctggcacattgtcCACTCATCTTTTCCCTTGTGTGTTCTCTCAGACACGTGCAATGTACCCTTTTCGGTCCCCAGTGAAGGTAATGGCCATGAAGGAGAGCAGTTGGTCTCCATCTGCTGGTACATCTCCTGCCCTTGATCTTCTAGTTGCTGAGGAGATGAGGAGAGAGGAACCTGAGAAAGAGATGCTGATGGGATTGGTGGGGTGGTAGAGAGAGCACCAGGGAAGTGGGAAAGTGTAAAAGCCATGGGGGGCAGAGGATGCGATAGAAGGGAGGCCTTCAAAGGGAGGAGAGCAGAGTCTAGCAGTCATGCAGCCACCAGCTACTTCTCTAGGCACAAGTGATTGCCTTTTACCTGAAAGTATAATGATTTGTCGCAATTCAAAACTGGAATCATTCAAGTCTTATCCTGATAAAAGTGAGTACTTCAGTTTGCTCACTAAAGTTGCACTGCCATGTGGAAGTAATATAaacaatttataattaatttatacgtgttgaaattattatttttataccccCTCCCATTTTTAAGGATTGCTTTCATTTCAAATCCAAATTCATAAAGCGAGACTTTATTAATGCTTTAACATAGCAATATTTCAAATGTGCAGACTTCAAATATAGAATTCAAATGCTCAGTGCTTTTCCAACTTCATATTTTACTACTCCTATTCCAACCAAAGCTTACCTATCTCAGTATCACCACCTTTGTGCATGTAGTTTCCTAGATTGTATCCTTGGGTCATATACTTGGGTTTTGGGGGAGGTTTTTCCTCACCACCTAAAGCATAGACTCCCAAAGGGTAAGGACTTTGCTGTATCCAAGTTACATAATTTCCTATGTATGTGGCAAAAATGTAGTGTAGGTAATGCTTAATAAAGGCTTGTTTGCTTCCAGAATCTCTGCCTACCCCTGTTGCTTCTAAATGTGTTTCAGGTCAGGCTCAAGGTTCTGTGAACCTTGGGGAAACACCAACAGTACTAAAACCTGAATCATCATCTCCTTAGTCATGACCCCactctcttcctcattcttgggGAAATAAAATCCACTAACCTATTTCTGAATTGTTTACTCTGTTAGTGCTTTTTAATCCATAAGGAACTTccagaaaactgagactcagcaGGTTGATTTACCCATCTTATAGCTGGTACAAGGCAAGACAGGAATTTGAGTGCAGGTATGTTTGACTCTAGCCAGTGACTGTCCTCTGGGCCACAGTGACTTTGCTAATGGCAATGGTGAAGGAAATGATCCTCAAAttgaaattgtttcattttttagtttttttaatgtttatttatttttgaaagagagagagacagagtgtgagcaggggaggggcagagagagagggagacacagaatctaaagcaggctccaggctctgagctgtcagcacagagcccgacgtggggctcgaactcatgagcagtgagatcatgacctgagctgaagccgggcatttaatcaactgagccacccaggtgccccaaattgacattgttttaaaaaataagaaagaaaaaaagggaggaagggagggagggaggaaggaaaaatggcCACCCAGAAGGCCCAGCTAGAACAAAGTGGTGCATGTACACACTCTAGACGCCCCCTACAGTGCGTGTCTCTGTCAGACTTTCTGTCCACCACCCAatacccccaccccagcctcccctttGAGTGAGAGTCTGGCCAACTCTCAACTTCTGGCTGAGTCTTAAATTTCTGGGCTCAGATGTGAGTGAGGGCTGAGGATAAGATTTGTTTGTAACCATGTTTTCTGATCCTCGCCATTTTCCCCTTAACTCTTGGGCGCTACACCCTTTTCCATTACCCTTCTTGGGGGACTTTCTCTTTACCTCTTCCACACACTGGTGGGAGATGATGAAAAAGCACAAAACACTGTTAAGCTGCTCTTTTCTAGTCATTTGAAGcctaattttataataaacaaatgtCTGGTAATCAGTTGATACTCCCAACATAGTATCTCTTAAATATCCACTGTAGGTAATAAACGTGCATGTTATTAATTTACTGTATTTGAGATATAACACAGAAGCTCTCCCCTTGAAGGCCAGTCAGGAAAAAAATTCCCACCCACTCTTAAGCTTGGGGAAGATGTTTGTAATTCTCAAAAATTACACCAGAGGGCGCTATGATCACACCGCCCCAGCCAAGCCTCTGGCTCTCCAACCTGGTAAACAAGTCTTCTCAGAACTGATttaaaagaaggggggggggggggaggaggtcaGGAAAAACAGAACTAAGTCTAAGTATTGCCCAAGCATCCAGAGAACATATCTCAGGGTTGTTTGTTTCCCATTAAAATTTGGCATATGAACGTGAAGTAAACAGGGATTCCAATCAACTAATGGGTTAGAGGTGAGGGAGGCAGGACTGTGGATCCAGTTGAGGATATCTCTGGGAAAGGTACCAACTAAAGGACACACTCTGGCccaagcaaattttttttttttaccacaatgcTAAATTTCCTAGGCTTTTAAAATTAAGCTTCACAACTGTTTAAATCAAtccagagaacagagagagatcCATACATATATTGGGAATAAGGAACAAGATTTATCTATGAAAATTTCAGATTCACAAAATAATGCAACTGGGACAgattattaaatatgaaaaatgatcTCCAAAGATTCCTTTAAAGAGAACCTcacataaagcattttttttcccctggtcaTCTAGTTACTCACGAAGAATATATTGAATGCCCACCATATATACGGAAGGCACTGGGTGAGCCACAATGTAGGATTCAGAGGTAAACTGGTCGGTCCCCTCACTGAGTCCTTTCCTTAATGGGGACAAGAGGGATGGCAGCGTTGCGGTGGTGGTGGCCCCAGAATGCACCAGCCGAGACCTGAGGACACTGGAGGAGAAACACAAAAGGCTCTCAAGGGAGTCACACCTGTGAAATGCATTAGGCTGCCCTAAGGTGACCTCAGCAAGTGACTACATGTGATAGCAGCCtccctcagcctcctcatctTGTAGCATGATGTGTAGACTAGTTCTAGAATTGcacagcttcagttttctcagcaaGGCTTATTTTCCATGTTGTTAGCTATGATGAACTTCATTCTTCCCAGCATCCCAGTTTCCTGTTTGACTCAAGATTTAGGATAAGGCTCAAACACACCCAAACTTCAGCCAGAACACGCAATTTGGGAAATGGGGGTGTTCCCTATATTCCAATGATTTTGAGGGGCCTTCAACAAAACGCCTATTAGGCTAAAAAACAAACAGCTGAGACCTAAACTTCTAGTTTCCTATCCGGAGCTTAAGAATATCAAACAATCAGAAAGGACATAAAGAACAATTCCTCTATGTTCAGTGTTTGGTACTGAATTGAGGTAAAACCtagtccttccttctttcattataTAGGTGAAACTGGAAAGCTTGGCCAACTGTAGCTTCTCCCCAAAATTTGGTTTAAGAGTAATGACATCAACTTCCAAGgctgtttcttttgttcttgttttattttggttttaagatTATATTATAGTCTATTCTTTGGGAAAGAACGGGtgttggtttatttaaaaaataatgataataaaggaATTTATAATTTTGGGTTGGGTTTCCAGGGTGTTCCTCAAGCCTGGGTCTTGGCTATGTTTCTTTAGCCTGAGCTAAGAGTTTTGTTGAATGTCTATTAGGGAAAACTAATGTCTATATAGGGAAAACTCCATTTCCCAAACTGCCTGTTATGGCTGAAGGTTTGATTATGTTTGAGCCCTACACCAAATCTTGTCTGTAATGAGTGCAAAACAACCATACAGACCCTGGGAAAGCACTTCCAGATCACTAGATGGAGAATTTTACAACTTGCAGAGTGAAAACGGGTcctttggaagagagagaaagaaattgagagaaGAACTCACAGGTAAAGCCCACCCAAGACAAAGCCTTTACTGAAGGTTAGAGAACAACACTGAAGAAATGCTTTCAGTCCCCTGCCTGTTCTGCAGATTTGGAAGGAACAATTTTTACCTGTAATACTGCTCTCCCACTCCACTTACCTGGTGGATGCAACTACCCTACACTAAGAGAGAAAAACCAGACTTCAAAGCACAGGTAATAGAACCCGCAGTTGGCTTTGATACTGGGTGTACCAAGAGATGCAgtagttcacgggttcaagcatTCTAATGCCCTTTTATGGAGAGGGTGGGAAATGGGGGCGAGTGGCAATTTAGAAAAGAAGGGGGGAGAACAAAGGGCAGCAGACAGAACAAAGTCAAACTTCAGTTTGGAACAGACAGTCCtacttttaacttctttaaaagtaCAGTCTGGGTTTCTGGGGGTGAACCAGTTAACTTCATCTGCTTTTTCTTCCCTCGTACTCTTTTAAGCTTCCCTGATCAGTCCTTGGACTCCTTTGAGCCCTAATTGGGTTGGTTTAAGTAACTATGGGGCTGACCAAGGACAAGGCCTCTTGTTCCCTCCTGAAAGACTCAGTGGTCATGTATTACGTTTCTAACCTTCACAAAGTATGCCTCTGGTCACATGAATGGATCAAAGCAAATCCATTTCCATTCTTGGAAAAGCAGCTCAAAGCACATGTTCCCTTGATGGTGCCGCTGTCATTTCTGTGTGATCAacaaacatcatttattgaacactcactCGGGACACCATTGGGGGATAGAAAGATGAATGCATTGCTCAAGGAGGTGAAGATACCTAGCAAATGAAGCAGGTACTCACATAGCAAAACGTAATACCgtaagttttaaaaactgcattcTCTTCCTACTATATGCATCTCAGATGCTGGTGGTGATGAGCCCAGAGACTCTAGTTTATGCTTAGGCAGTTTGGCATCTGAAaattaacatcttttaaaataaaaacatcatctttcttctccccctcctcaacCATTTAACCTTGAGACTGAGTTAGAAAGTTGTACTTAATggggaataaaaataatccaatCTCTTTGAATTACCTTGATCTATAATAATTACAATCACTGTTTTTTAAGTTACTCTATGCATATAGTGTATATGCTATCAGAATTAATCCTTACAAGGTGGCTGATCTCCCTATTTTGTAGGCAAGAAAACTGTGATTTCATGTGGCTAAGAAAGCTAACACAAAGTGGGTAAGAAGTAAAGCCCAGATTTGAACCTGTGTTTGTATGACCTGAAGCCCAGCCTTGAACCACCATACCTAATGCTTCAACACACACTGAAACTTAAGATGTCACATTTGCAAGACACCTTACCCAGTGCAGAATGTCACCCGTCTGAAATATAACAAAATCCCGTTGGAGATGAAAGCTGCATCTGTCATTTAAAAGCATTACAGTGTCAGACACACTCTGGGA is part of the Felis catus isolate Fca126 chromosome F1, F.catus_Fca126_mat1.0, whole genome shotgun sequence genome and encodes:
- the TEDDM1 gene encoding transmembrane epididymal protein 1, which codes for MGTFIGHVYPGLFLISYGLCQAIVVSKAMIFKDSLLDPSCHPRNKTRWARLWKISYGGLLKMLAGSILIAYEISCIKGGLILMNRELPPRFMYPKEWQHLTMFILFTLNGCVDVMSKNLLPQRCVVLEKGTLVLTFYVLLLLLMSHVQDSTGIELQIHYLLIVVVFLLMLVLTIGLWTPDTFHLLLIETFLFLTMGSWLIQGGFILYRPVTGYPWQDDDISDIMFITIFFCWHVMINALCLLGIYGISSFGHHCYRPSLKLMESKEAPHHKGTTRPLYKLLREVEQSEKDDQAPLLSKSSP